A section of the Pseudomonas flavescens genome encodes:
- a CDS encoding endonuclease/exonuclease/phosphatase family protein, which produces MLRHRSMPRQAGLCDPQVNPDCTPDGDWPQNGRLRLLSFNIQVGISTERYHHYLTRGWQHLLPHRGRAGNLQRIGDLLGDYDIVALQEADGGSVRSGFVNQIEHLARLGAFPYWYQQLNRNLGRFGQHSNGLLSRLRPSILEDHPLPGPAGRGAILLRIGEGDDAIAVVMMHLALGPRTRTRQLAYIRELISGYRHQILMGDMNTHAADLLEHSPLRDLGLIAPQIEATFPSWRPQRCLDHILLSPGLELERFQVLAQPISDHLPVAVEIRLPNSFAPPLPPCIQEP; this is translated from the coding sequence ATGCTGCGCCACCGTTCGATGCCCCGTCAGGCTGGCCTGTGTGACCCACAGGTCAACCCTGACTGCACCCCCGATGGCGATTGGCCGCAGAACGGGCGCCTGCGTCTGCTCAGCTTCAACATCCAGGTCGGTATCAGCACCGAGCGTTATCACCATTACCTGACCCGCGGCTGGCAGCATCTGCTGCCGCATCGGGGGCGCGCCGGCAATCTGCAGCGTATCGGCGATCTGCTCGGTGATTACGATATCGTGGCGCTGCAGGAGGCCGACGGTGGCAGCGTGCGCTCCGGCTTCGTCAACCAGATCGAACACCTGGCCCGCCTGGGCGCCTTCCCCTACTGGTATCAGCAGCTCAATCGCAATCTTGGCCGCTTCGGCCAGCACAGCAATGGGCTGCTCAGCCGCTTGCGCCCGTCGATACTCGAGGATCATCCGCTACCCGGCCCGGCCGGCCGTGGCGCGATCCTGCTGCGCATCGGCGAGGGTGACGACGCCATCGCCGTGGTCATGATGCACCTGGCGCTGGGGCCGCGTACCCGTACCCGGCAACTGGCCTATATCCGCGAGCTGATCAGCGGGTACCGCCATCAGATCCTGATGGGCGACATGAACACCCACGCTGCCGACCTGCTCGAGCACTCGCCTCTGCGCGACCTCGGCCTGATCGCGCCGCAGATCGAAGCGACCTTTCCGAGCTGGCGCCCGCAGCGCTGCCTCGACCATATTCTGCTCAGCCCCGGTCTGGAGCTCGAGCGCTTTCAGGTGCTGGCCCAGCCGATCTCCGACCACCTGCCGGTGGCTGTGGAAATCCGTCTGCCCAACTCCTTCGCACCACCGTTGCCGCCCTGTATCCAGGAGCCCTGA
- a CDS encoding GGDEF domain-containing protein, with protein sequence MADDAQRWREKYLSNLEQQEKLERRWDARIDLLRRGLVRSSLAAEGSDKSVDQCMQDLREILRRDDMDAGLSALIPRLEKTVLDSEQRRQQRIEQVASGLSNLVAQLLKMDLPSDVRKPLKRYAKQVEERARQSRELPALLAELSQLQQQALTVLGAEQVERPGLIERLFGSRDAASPSAPDEALAESGPVAQLVPLQAAPAPAAVALAEQPAAVELAPVVSEPLPQPTMLEPAVLAAVPAAANGTVLLDSLPLPSALLMPTPVAPRAQEPAAEVVETATPVEVALEETAPAADAPLQVDPAYALPPAPEPGYSAIASHVESSLLGLLEELPLPERHQAQADVLRQRITAGLNMYELVPVLDDLGVLMLAIADVGQREFEGYLKQLNQRLAAFQGSLRDVHADYADSTQAARSLDSELRQQVDGLHSSVLEATDLDSLKSLVENRLSGLLGTMEQYQHQRDEREQQVGERLQILVERVASMELEAKGFRDHLEEQRQKALLDPLTGLPNRAAWTERLDLELARWQRYGGDLLLAVLDIDHFKRINDDFGHLAGDKVLKIIAGELFKRLRKTDFIARFGGEEFVLLIPSTPMDGGLKLLDTLRTAIESCPFHFKGERVTITLSGGISSFSAAERSEQVFERADQALYRAKRSGRNRIEQG encoded by the coding sequence ATGGCCGACGACGCCCAGCGCTGGCGCGAGAAGTACCTGTCCAACCTCGAGCAGCAAGAGAAGCTCGAGCGTCGCTGGGATGCGCGTATCGACTTGCTGCGCCGTGGCCTGGTGCGCAGCAGCCTGGCGGCAGAGGGCTCCGACAAGTCGGTCGACCAGTGCATGCAGGACCTGCGTGAGATCCTCCGCCGCGACGATATGGACGCTGGGCTCAGCGCACTGATCCCGCGCCTGGAAAAGACCGTGCTGGACTCCGAGCAGCGCCGTCAGCAGCGCATCGAACAGGTTGCCAGCGGCCTGTCCAACCTGGTGGCGCAGCTGTTGAAGATGGATTTGCCGAGTGACGTGCGCAAACCGCTCAAGCGCTACGCCAAGCAGGTTGAGGAGCGAGCCCGGCAATCTCGCGAGCTGCCCGCGCTGCTGGCCGAACTGAGCCAACTGCAGCAACAGGCGCTGACTGTTCTGGGAGCGGAGCAGGTCGAGCGGCCGGGGCTCATCGAGCGGCTGTTCGGCAGCCGTGATGCGGCCAGCCCGAGCGCACCAGACGAGGCGCTGGCTGAGTCGGGACCCGTTGCCCAGTTGGTGCCGCTGCAAGCCGCGCCCGCGCCCGCTGCCGTTGCGCTGGCCGAGCAGCCTGCTGCAGTCGAGCTGGCACCCGTTGTTTCCGAACCGTTGCCGCAACCCACGATGCTCGAGCCTGCTGTGCTGGCAGCCGTTCCGGCAGCGGCTAACGGCACCGTGCTTCTGGACAGTTTGCCACTGCCATCTGCCTTGCTGATGCCGACGCCTGTCGCCCCGCGCGCGCAAGAGCCTGCTGCCGAGGTTGTGGAAACCGCCACGCCTGTAGAGGTTGCGCTGGAAGAGACCGCGCCAGCCGCTGATGCACCGCTGCAGGTCGATCCTGCCTATGCGCTGCCGCCTGCGCCCGAGCCTGGCTACAGCGCCATCGCCAGCCATGTTGAAAGCAGCCTGCTGGGCTTGCTCGAAGAGCTGCCGCTACCCGAACGTCACCAGGCACAGGCCGACGTGTTGCGCCAGCGCATCACCGCCGGTCTCAATATGTACGAGCTGGTACCGGTGCTGGACGACCTGGGTGTGCTGATGTTGGCGATCGCCGACGTCGGTCAGCGCGAGTTCGAAGGCTATCTCAAGCAGCTCAATCAGCGCTTGGCGGCTTTTCAGGGCAGCCTGCGTGACGTGCACGCCGATTATGCCGACTCGACCCAGGCGGCCCGCAGCCTGGACAGCGAGCTGCGCCAGCAGGTCGATGGCTTGCACAGCAGTGTGCTCGAAGCCACCGATCTGGACAGCCTCAAGAGCCTGGTGGAAAACCGCCTCAGTGGCCTGCTCGGCACCATGGAGCAATATCAGCACCAGCGTGACGAGCGCGAGCAACAGGTGGGAGAGCGTCTGCAGATTCTGGTCGAGCGTGTTGCGAGCATGGAGCTTGAGGCCAAAGGCTTCCGCGACCACCTCGAGGAGCAGCGCCAGAAAGCTCTGCTCGACCCGCTCACCGGGCTTCCCAATCGGGCCGCGTGGACCGAGCGCCTCGACCTCGAGCTGGCGCGCTGGCAGCGTTATGGCGGCGATCTGCTGCTGGCGGTTCTGGATATCGACCACTTCAAGCGCATCAACGATGATTTCGGTCACCTGGCCGGTGACAAGGTGTTGAAGATCATCGCCGGCGAGTTGTTCAAACGGCTGCGCAAGACCGACTTCATCGCCCGTTTCGGCGGCGAGGAGTTCGTGCTGCTTATCCCGTCCACGCCCATGGACGGTGGCCTGAAACTGCTCGACACCCTGCGCACGGCGATCGAGAGCTGCCCGTTCCACTTCAAGGGCGAACGGGTGACCATCACCCTGTCTGGCGGCATCAGCTCGTTCAGTGCCGCGGAGCGTAGCGAGCAAGTGTTCGAGCGCGCCGACCAGGCGCTCTATCGCGCCAAGCGCAGTGGCCGCAACCGCATCGAACAGGGCTGA
- a CDS encoding peptidoglycan DD-metalloendopeptidase family protein, producing the protein MLGRFSLFLGLCAFAFQASALTVYKYTDANGVVTYSDQAAPGAKVFVFSDRMVEKLDNQVKLETRKHAAGETLLVRNDLYAPVQVELKLENVANASGVPAKPISWVLPPRSEIRLATLAPLDPSKPLRYTPKLSYALGDPRLLPVKKSYPLPWQGGPFRLTQGANGQYSHFTPKGRYAMDIAMPEGTPIVAARSGIVVKTENAQSGRGNNPSGNFVRILHDDGTMGVYLHLMQGSVSVREGQRLATGTPIARSGNTGNSTGPHLHFVVQRNVGMALESIPFEFSQPVDSLPNFAVGGD; encoded by the coding sequence ATGCTAGGGCGCTTCTCACTTTTCCTAGGACTCTGTGCGTTTGCCTTTCAGGCAAGTGCACTGACCGTCTACAAGTACACCGATGCCAATGGCGTGGTCACCTACAGTGACCAGGCCGCGCCCGGTGCGAAGGTGTTCGTGTTCAGCGACCGCATGGTCGAGAAACTCGATAACCAGGTGAAGCTGGAAACCCGCAAGCACGCTGCTGGCGAGACCCTGCTGGTGCGTAACGATCTGTATGCGCCGGTTCAGGTGGAGCTCAAGCTCGAGAACGTCGCTAACGCCAGTGGCGTACCGGCAAAACCGATCAGTTGGGTGCTGCCGCCGCGTAGCGAGATTCGCCTGGCCACGCTGGCACCCCTCGATCCTTCCAAGCCGCTGCGCTATACGCCGAAGCTTAGTTACGCGCTGGGCGATCCGCGGCTGCTGCCGGTCAAGAAGAGTTACCCATTGCCGTGGCAGGGCGGGCCTTTTCGGCTGACCCAGGGCGCCAATGGCCAATACAGCCACTTCACCCCGAAAGGTCGCTACGCCATGGATATCGCCATGCCCGAAGGCACGCCGATCGTCGCGGCGCGCAGTGGCATCGTGGTGAAGACCGAGAACGCCCAGAGCGGGCGTGGCAACAACCCGTCCGGCAACTTCGTGCGCATTCTCCACGACGACGGCACCATGGGCGTCTACCTGCACCTGATGCAGGGCTCGGTGAGCGTTCGTGAAGGCCAGCGCCTCGCCACCGGAACGCCCATCGCCCGCTCCGGCAATACCGGCAACAGCACGGGCCCGCATCTGCACTTCGTGGTGCAGCGCAACGTCGGCATGGCGCTGGAATCGATTCCCTTCGAGTTCAGCCAGCCGGTGGACAGCCTGCCCAACTTCGCCGTGGGCGGCGATTGA
- a CDS encoding endonuclease/exonuclease/phosphatase family protein: MSLNIASINIERSRHLPRVEAFVNRERPELLCLQELCERDIPFFEDLMGGRMSFAPMVRYPGEGPSDVVGVGMIAREVVPTDVVAEYYSGSAESIREMTFSIMQGQRTADPLSIAEVMLTATVRGMRIAVTHLNVTPLGSSTAYQRESAGKLIQLAQAQARQAGDLLLVGDFNAPRGRATFDLIAEHFIDGVPAHYTSSIDGSLHRAGDIPFMVDGLFHTAGYRLKNASMSSGVSDHCALSCRLIKA; the protein is encoded by the coding sequence ATGTCACTCAACATCGCTTCCATCAATATCGAACGCTCCAGACACCTGCCGCGCGTCGAGGCCTTCGTCAATCGTGAACGCCCGGAGTTGCTCTGTCTGCAGGAGCTCTGCGAGCGCGACATTCCATTCTTCGAAGACCTGATGGGTGGCCGCATGTCTTTCGCGCCCATGGTGCGCTACCCGGGGGAAGGTCCTTCGGATGTAGTCGGCGTCGGCATGATCGCTCGTGAAGTGGTACCCACGGATGTGGTCGCCGAATACTACTCGGGCAGCGCAGAAAGCATTCGCGAAATGACCTTTTCCATCATGCAAGGCCAGCGCACTGCTGACCCACTGAGCATCGCCGAAGTCATGCTGACGGCCACCGTGCGCGGCATGCGCATCGCCGTGACCCATCTCAACGTGACCCCGCTCGGCAGCTCCACGGCGTACCAGCGCGAAAGCGCCGGCAAGCTGATCCAGCTGGCCCAGGCGCAAGCTCGGCAGGCTGGCGATCTGCTGCTGGTAGGCGACTTCAACGCCCCGCGCGGCCGCGCTACCTTCGACCTGATCGCCGAGCATTTCATCGATGGGGTACCGGCGCACTACACGAGCAGCATCGACGGTTCGCTGCACCGCGCCGGAGACATTCCGTTCATGGTCGATGGGCTGTTCCACACGGCCGGCTATCGGCTGAAAAACGCCAGCATGAGTAGCGGCGTCTCCGACCACTGCGCACTCAGTTGCCGCCTCATAAAAGCCTGA